The Lancefieldella sp. Marseille-Q7238 genomic interval ACATTCTCTACAAACTGCGTTTCCATCCAGGGTCGCTACGGCATTCCATGTGTTGGCTTTGGACCGGGCGCTGAGTCTCAGGCACACGCTCCCAACGAGATTACGTTCAAGCAGGATCTTCCTACCTGCGCGGCTCTCTATGTTGCAGCTCTGAATCTCTACGATGGTTCTGCCGTTACCGGCGATGCCACTGAGTTCCGCGCCAGCTTGACCGACAACGATATCAAGTAAGCTACCCCCTCATATACATCGGCGGCTCCGACCCACTCCTCACATATATAGGGGCCGCCCGATGTAGAGTTTTCCAGTGAGAAGGACTCGGATTTCAAAGCACGTACTTCTCGCCGTTTGTTCAGGTAGACGTCCCTTATGGGACTGGTAATTTCAACGAGAGGATTGACTATGGCCGACACCATCCAGCCGTATCTTGATGAGCTTGCAAAGCTTGACTTTTCCAAGATGTACAACGAGGACTTCCTTTTGACGTGGGAGAAGTCAACCGATGAGCTGAGGGCACTCTATGCAGTTGCCGATGCACTGCGCAATCTTCGCGAGCGCAATATTTCCACCCGCCTCTTTGAGTCCGGTCTTGCCGTTTCACTCTTCCGCGACAATTCAACCCGCACACGTTTTTCCTATGCGTCGGGCTCTAACCTTCTTGGTCTCCAGCTGATGGATTTGGATGAGGGCAAGTCTCAGATTGCTCACGGTGAGACCGTCCGCGAGACTGCGACGATGATTTCCTTCATGGCCGATGTTATTGGCATCCGTGACGATAAGTTCATCGGCAAGGGCGACGCCTATATGCGCGAGGTATCTGCCTCCGTCAAGCAGGCTTTTGAAGATGGCGTTTTGGATCACCGTCCAACGCTGGTATCCCTTCAGTCCGATATGGACCACCCCACTCAGTCCACGGCTGACATCCTCTACCTCATCAACGAGTTTGGCGGCCTTGAGAATCTTCGTGGTAAGAAAGTTGCCGTTACGTGGGCATATTCGCCTTCCTACGGCAAGCCGCTCTCTTGCCCGCAGTCTCTCATCACCCTTCTTCCTCGCTTTGGTATGGACGTTACCTTGGCACATCCCGAGGGTTACGACCTCATGCCAGAGCTTGTGGATGTGGCCGGTAAGTTTGCTGCCGAGTCCGGGGCAACCTTTACAAAGACGTACAACATGGCAGAGGCCTTTGAGGGCGCTGACATTGTCATTCCTAAGAGCTGGGCTCCGTATGCCGCCATGGAGAAGCGTACCAATCTCTACGCCGCCGGCGATGACGCGGGTATTGATGCTCTGGAGAAGGAGCTTCTCGCTGAAAATGCCACTCACAAGGATTGGTGCTGCACGGCCGATCTTATGGCAAAGACGGCTCATGGTATGGATACCATCTATATGCACCCGCTGCCTGCAGACATCAACGGTGTTTCTTGTGAGCACGGCGAAGTGGAAAATGAGGTCTTTGATTATCACCGCGATGGTCTTTATAAAGAGGCTTCTTACAAGCCATACGCTATTGCCGCAATGATTTTCTTGCAGAAGGCAAAGGATCCCATTGCTACACTTAAAGCACTTGAGCAGGGCAATACCCCTCGCTGGTTCCAGGCGTAAAGTTTGAAACTTTCAGGGACCTGTGCTGAGACCTCTGGCTTCAGAACAGGTCCCTTTTGTTTTTACCGGGCGAGAAGAGCGTCCTCCCGAGTCGTTTCTCGCCACAAACCGACAGGGTTCTGCAGCGTCAGCTGCATACAGATGGACAGGTACCTTTTGGAGGGGACTATGGGAAAGCGTATTGTGATTGCTCTGGGCGGCAATGCTCTGGGCAAAAATCTGCCCGAGCAGATGATCGCGGTGAAGCATACGGCTAAGGCAATCGTTGACTTGATTGAACAGGGCAATGAGGTCGTCATTGCTCATGGCAACGGTCCTCAGGTCGGCATGATCCAGGAGGCCATGACGCAGCTGACGCGTTTTGATCCCGAGAAGTACATTCCGTGTCCACTTTCCGTGTGCGTTGCCATGAGCCAGGGCTATATTGGCTACGACCTCCAGAACGCCCTTCGTGAAGAGATGCTTAACCGCGGTATCAATAAGAGCGCTGCTACCGTACTGACTCAGGTTGAGGTCGATGGCAATGACCCGGCGTTTAAGAATCCCACCAAACCTATCGGATCGTTCATGACCAAGGAAGAGGCCGACAAGATGGTCGCTGAGCGTGGCTATGACGTCGTCGAAGACGCGGGGCGCGGATACCGTCGCGTAGTAGCGTCGCCTCAACCTGTTTCAATCGTTGAGCTGGATACCATTCGTTCCCTCATTGAGACCGGCAACGTTGTCATCGCGTGTGGGGGCGGTGGCATCCCCGTCTTTAAGACCGAGGGCAATCACCTTAAAGGCGCTGCTGCCGTTATCGACAAGGACTTTGCTGCCGCGCGCCTTGCCGAGCAGGTGAACGCCGATGCTCTGATTATCCTGACGGCCGTTGAGAAGGTCGCTATCCACTTTGGCACGCCCAAGCAGGAGGATCTTTCCGAGCTTACCGCAGAGACTGCCAAGGCCTACATTGAGGCGGGGGAATTTGCTCCCGGTTCCATGTTGCCAAAAGTTGAGGCGGCTTTACAGTTCGCGCAGTCCGGCGAGGGTCGTACATCTCTTATTACGCTGCTTGATAAAGCCGCTGACGGCATTGCCGGCAAGACCGGCACCGTGGTCCGCGGATAACGGGTAGCATAGGAGTTAGCTTGCGTTAATTTTTGCGTGAAGGTTTTAATGGCACGGAGCGATTTGTCTTATAGCTGACGTCTCTTTGCGCCTCATAGGAATGAAAGGAGGTCATACTGTGACACGTATCGGGTGCATAGTCATGGCCTCCGGTGCGTCTCGGCGCTTTGGCTCGAACAAGCTTATGGCAGAGCTGGACGGTAAACCCCTTATCCGGCACGTCATTGAAACGGCTTTGGCTGCGGGTTTGGAGCCTATTGTAGTTACCGTTGACGACGCGTTTCACGCACCGGTAATCGCGCTCTGCCGGCAGCTGCGCGTGCGTGTTGCTACACATGACGGTATGTTGCAAAGCGATACTGTCCGTCGCGGGATGCAGGAGGCAGACGTTGATGCGGCAGCTGGAAAACCGTGGTCGGGAGCGGTGTTTCTTCAGGGCGACCAGCCGCTTGTGAGCACTGCAAGTCTGAAGGCACTTCTCGCCAGCTTTGAGGCGCGCCCGGATATGGTTTCGCGTCTGGCATGGCACAAGACACCAGGAAGCCCCGTGGTATTTCCCGCTGTCTTGTTCGATGCCTTGCGCAAGGTCGCAGGAAATGCGGGAGGCTCGGGCGTGTTTGCAGAACATCCGGAGTATAAGGCGTCAGCCGTGCTTGTTGAGGCGGCGTGCGCTGAAGAGCTCATGGACGTTGATACTCCTCTGGAGCTCGAGCGCCTTGCGCGGGCGATACGAATATCGGCATCTATAAGCGGTTTAACGACCGAGAGATTGGGAGTTGACTGATGAACGTAATAAAGAATGGCTTTCTTGTGTTGCCCGAAGGCGTCTTTTGTGGAGACTTGGTACTGGATGGCGAGAAGATCGTCCAGGTGGGAGGTGCGTACGAGGCGAGCGCAGATGACACTGTTATCGATGTCACTGGCAAATACGTATTTCCGGGCTTCATCGATGCCCACACGCATATGCAGTGTTGGACGGGTATGGACTGGACAGCGGACAGCTTTGAGACGGGGACGCGCGCCGCTGCCTGCGGTGGGACCACCACGATTGTGGACTATGCCACGCAGGACAAGGGTATGACGCTGACCGAAGCGCTTGATGAGTGGCACCGGCGCGCCGACGGCACCTGCACCGCCAACTATGCGTTCCACATGGCCATTGCCGATTGGAACGATCAGGCCAAGGTTGATATGCAGGTTATGCGTGATGCCGGCGTTATGTCATTTAAGACCTACTTTGCCTACGATCATCTGCGCCTGGATGACGCCCAGACGCTTGAGGTGCTTGAGCGCATCCGCGATGTTGACGGTGTTTTGTGCGTCCATTGTGAAAACGGTACCCTTGTCAACGAGATGCAGCGGCGGATGCTTGCGGCAGGCATTACCGGCCCCGAAGGTCATCCTATGAGCCGTCCGGCGGCCTGTGAGGCAGAGGCTATTTCTCGTCTGTGCTATCTTGCGGAGCTTGCCGATGCCCGTATCAACATCGTGCATCTGTCCAGTGCGCTTGGACTTGAAGCGGTTCGTGCGGCCAAGGCGCGCGGCAAGGTGAAGATGGACGTTGAGACCTGTCCGCAGTATCTGTTGCTGGATGATTCGCGCTATCTTGAGAGTGACTTTGAGGGCGCCAAGTACGTTATGAGCCCGCCTTTGCGCAAGCCGCACGATATTGAGGCTCTGCGCCATGCCGTATGTGACGGCGAGATTGATACCATTGCTACCGATCACTGCAGCTTCAATCTTCACGGTCAAAAAGATCGCGGCATCGGCGACTTCACCCGCATTCCCAATGGCGGTCCCGGTGTAGA includes:
- the hydA gene encoding dihydropyrimidinase — its product is MNVIKNGFLVLPEGVFCGDLVLDGEKIVQVGGAYEASADDTVIDVTGKYVFPGFIDAHTHMQCWTGMDWTADSFETGTRAAACGGTTTIVDYATQDKGMTLTEALDEWHRRADGTCTANYAFHMAIADWNDQAKVDMQVMRDAGVMSFKTYFAYDHLRLDDAQTLEVLERIRDVDGVLCVHCENGTLVNEMQRRMLAAGITGPEGHPMSRPAACEAEAISRLCYLAELADARINIVHLSSALGLEAVRAAKARGKVKMDVETCPQYLLLDDSRYLESDFEGAKYVMSPPLRKPHDIEALRHAVCDGEIDTIATDHCSFNLHGQKDRGIGDFTRIPNGGPGVEHRPGLIMTSFENCLGAQDFARLMSEGPARVFGMYPRKGVLRVGSDADVTVWDPNVVWTISEKNQHQNVDYTPYEGFEIHGRPAYVFVNGELAVVDGEPTGAKPGAYVKR
- a CDS encoding nucleotidyltransferase family protein, yielding MTRIGCIVMASGASRRFGSNKLMAELDGKPLIRHVIETALAAGLEPIVVTVDDAFHAPVIALCRQLRVRVATHDGMLQSDTVRRGMQEADVDAAAGKPWSGAVFLQGDQPLVSTASLKALLASFEARPDMVSRLAWHKTPGSPVVFPAVLFDALRKVAGNAGGSGVFAEHPEYKASAVLVEAACAEELMDVDTPLELERLARAIRISASISGLTTERLGVD
- the ygeW gene encoding knotted carbamoyltransferase YgeW, whose amino-acid sequence is MADTIQPYLDELAKLDFSKMYNEDFLLTWEKSTDELRALYAVADALRNLRERNISTRLFESGLAVSLFRDNSTRTRFSYASGSNLLGLQLMDLDEGKSQIAHGETVRETATMISFMADVIGIRDDKFIGKGDAYMREVSASVKQAFEDGVLDHRPTLVSLQSDMDHPTQSTADILYLINEFGGLENLRGKKVAVTWAYSPSYGKPLSCPQSLITLLPRFGMDVTLAHPEGYDLMPELVDVAGKFAAESGATFTKTYNMAEAFEGADIVIPKSWAPYAAMEKRTNLYAAGDDAGIDALEKELLAENATHKDWCCTADLMAKTAHGMDTIYMHPLPADINGVSCEHGEVENEVFDYHRDGLYKEASYKPYAIAAMIFLQKAKDPIATLKALEQGNTPRWFQA
- the arcC gene encoding carbamate kinase is translated as MGKRIVIALGGNALGKNLPEQMIAVKHTAKAIVDLIEQGNEVVIAHGNGPQVGMIQEAMTQLTRFDPEKYIPCPLSVCVAMSQGYIGYDLQNALREEMLNRGINKSAATVLTQVEVDGNDPAFKNPTKPIGSFMTKEEADKMVAERGYDVVEDAGRGYRRVVASPQPVSIVELDTIRSLIETGNVVIACGGGGIPVFKTEGNHLKGAAAVIDKDFAAARLAEQVNADALIILTAVEKVAIHFGTPKQEDLSELTAETAKAYIEAGEFAPGSMLPKVEAALQFAQSGEGRTSLITLLDKAADGIAGKTGTVVRG